A section of the Dendrosporobacter quercicolus genome encodes:
- a CDS encoding site-specific integrase gives MELVEPIKSKKQITALKNYLRGQNIRDYLLFVLGINSGLRISDLLKLTVEDVQNQNRISIREQKTGKMKDFPLSDTCKKAINEYLKITQLTAGYLFTSRKGNQPITRVQAYRILSEAAKTIGITEPIGTHTLRKTFGYHAYINGTDVTRIQKLLNHSAPNVTLSYIGITKEELDNVYISLNL, from the coding sequence ATGGAACTGGTGGAACCCATTAAGAGTAAAAAACAAATCACTGCCTTAAAAAACTATTTACGAGGCCAGAATATCAGAGATTATCTATTATTCGTCCTTGGTATCAACTCTGGCCTTAGAATATCCGACTTACTCAAATTAACGGTGGAAGATGTACAAAATCAAAACCGTATCAGCATCAGAGAACAAAAAACCGGCAAGATGAAAGACTTTCCCTTATCGGACACCTGCAAAAAGGCAATCAATGAATATTTAAAGATTACCCAATTAACTGCTGGTTATTTATTCACCAGCCGTAAAGGAAATCAACCCATCACCCGAGTACAGGCATATCGAATACTGAGTGAAGCAGCCAAAACAATCGGAATCACAGAACCCATCGGCACTCATACATTGAGAAAAACCTTTGGCTACCATGCCTATATCAACGGAACCGATGTAACCAGGATTCAAAAACTACTCAACCACTCGGCACCCAACGTGACCTTATCCTATATCGGCATCACCAAAGAAGAACTGGATAACGTATATATCAGTCTCAACCTCTAA
- a CDS encoding helix-turn-helix domain-containing protein, whose protein sequence is MKDKYKSYYQEIGERIIFYRTRRGMSQEELALQINCSPEYLNQIENYDVNSDFSWSIDLLFAISDALKINILIFLGCF, encoded by the coding sequence ATGAAGGACAAATACAAAAGCTATTATCAGGAAATTGGGGAAAGAATCATTTTTTATCGCACAAGAAGAGGCATGAGCCAGGAAGAACTGGCGCTACAAATCAACTGTAGCCCAGAATACCTCAACCAGATTGAGAACTACGATGTAAACAGTGACTTCTCCTGGTCAATCGACCTGTTATTTGCTATATCCGACGCTTTGAAAATCAACATACTGATATTCTTAGGCTGTTTTTGA
- a CDS encoding IS110 family transposase, with translation MMIRKRRVRIIQHQAYCGIDTHKHTHTAKVVDCWLNPLGEITFENRPGKFDSFLKKIKIISGSLIPIFGLEDTKGYGRNLAVYLTGHKFIVKQVNPAYTSTARRSAPTVYKDDSYDAFCIAKTLRDMNKQLPDANQEDIFWTVRQLVKRRDTLANSAKMLQNQLHVQLVSHYPSYKQFFTLLTCTTALYFWEKYPSPKHLTGIAPEQLGKELRQIGRNACSTRKAQQILSLIEADGEQQKAYQSERDFVVQSMVKEIRYKCEAIKEVEQQLQHILPHTGYQLETMPGINLITASRIISEIGDIHRFSNADKLARFAGIAPVHFSSAGKGKEQRSKQGNRVLNSTLYFLAVQLLSVRGGKARNPAFHEYFERKVKEGKKKSQAIICIQRRLINIIYGMMKNKTAYKL, from the coding sequence ATGATGATCAGGAAAAGGAGAGTGAGAATCATCCAACACCAGGCGTATTGTGGGATTGATACCCACAAGCATACGCATACCGCCAAAGTCGTCGACTGTTGGCTTAACCCCTTAGGAGAAATCACCTTTGAAAATCGACCGGGCAAGTTTGATTCATTCCTGAAAAAGATTAAAATTATAAGTGGTTCATTAATTCCTATTTTTGGCTTAGAAGACACCAAAGGCTATGGACGCAATTTAGCTGTTTATCTCACCGGACATAAATTTATTGTCAAACAGGTAAATCCAGCCTATACCAGTACCGCCAGACGCAGCGCACCCACAGTCTATAAAGATGACAGCTATGATGCCTTTTGTATTGCCAAAACCTTACGCGATATGAATAAACAACTGCCCGATGCCAACCAGGAAGATATATTTTGGACCGTCAGGCAATTAGTTAAACGCAGAGACACACTGGCTAACAGCGCCAAAATGCTGCAAAACCAATTGCATGTCCAATTGGTCAGCCATTATCCCAGCTACAAACAATTCTTCACCTTGTTAACCTGTACCACAGCACTTTACTTTTGGGAGAAGTATCCATCGCCAAAGCATTTAACAGGAATAGCACCAGAGCAATTAGGCAAAGAACTGCGTCAGATTGGCAGAAATGCCTGTTCAACCAGAAAAGCGCAACAAATCCTATCCCTTATTGAAGCCGATGGAGAGCAACAGAAGGCATATCAATCAGAACGGGATTTTGTTGTCCAAAGCATGGTGAAGGAAATCCGGTATAAATGTGAAGCCATCAAGGAAGTAGAGCAACAATTACAGCACATTTTGCCACACACGGGTTATCAGTTAGAAACTATGCCAGGCATTAATCTGATTACCGCCAGTCGCATCATATCTGAGATTGGCGATATTCACCGTTTTTCCAATGCCGATAAACTGGCCAGATTTGCCGGTATAGCACCTGTACACTTTTCCTCTGCTGGTAAAGGCAAAGAACAACGTAGTAAACAGGGTAATCGCGTATTAAACTCCACCTTATATTTTTTGGCGGTACAACTGTTATCCGTCAGAGGTGGAAAAGCAAGGAATCCCGCATTTCATGAATACTTCGAGCGTAAGGTCAAAGAAGGCAAGAAGAAGTCTCAGGCGATTATTTGTATTCAAAGACGATTGATTAACATCATTTATGGGATGATGAAGAACAAGACGGCGTACAAGCTTTGA
- a CDS encoding DUF637 domain-containing protein, which translates to MKGAVIASDATPDKNILSTDSLTYSDIQNHAEYSASSVGVNVNTNPSAERNEQGVTPNIGVTAKGDADSTTKSAISPGMIEVRSGNTDLSKLSRDTENAVNTLGKIFDKKTVQEQQELAQIFGEEAFKLVHKISKENGWEEGSPQKIALHAFVGAVMADLGGGNVLSGAVGAGVNEAIQKELADKFKDDPDLHQWASFIIGSAAASVIGGDATTGGSTAVSGTKNNFLSDWQKEQLEKAKADGNEEAIAYWTAVDKAQDQIISTMNIPPGTDLNDQENYNLLQNISILAQEVLENPDLAPGDYDGFKITDTGGILVLAGAVWVAINVDLKTLTLGAPTLAARAGDVTPNGLRLTQHAVERTELRGFTLARLDNVVSNYSQKVYQPGGLEVYAKKIGNFYDVVIVNSAKEVVTVVGGNTGSLRTWSDVTRMLNNNGGYSSLPW; encoded by the coding sequence ATGAAAGGTGCGGTCATCGCCAGCGACGCGACTCCAGATAAAAACATACTCTCTACCGATTCTCTTACGTACTCGGATATTCAAAACCATGCAGAGTACAGCGCAAGCAGCGTTGGAGTAAACGTCAATACAAATCCTAGTGCAGAACGTAACGAGCAAGGAGTCACTCCTAATATTGGTGTAACAGCTAAAGGTGATGCAGACAGTACAACTAAATCAGCTATTTCACCCGGTATGATTGAAGTTCGTAGCGGAAACACTGATCTAAGTAAATTGAGTCGTGATACTGAAAATGCTGTTAACACCTTAGGAAAAATATTTGATAAGAAAACCGTTCAAGAACAGCAGGAATTGGCTCAAATATTTGGTGAAGAAGCATTTAAGTTAGTCCATAAGATCAGTAAGGAAAATGGATGGGAAGAAGGAAGTCCACAAAAAATTGCTCTTCATGCTTTTGTTGGCGCAGTGATGGCTGATTTAGGCGGTGGAAACGTTCTTTCAGGAGCAGTTGGAGCAGGAGTAAACGAAGCAATTCAAAAAGAATTGGCTGATAAATTCAAGGATGATCCTGATCTTCACCAATGGGCTAGTTTTATAATTGGATCTGCTGCAGCTAGTGTAATAGGTGGAGATGCTACTACTGGAGGTTCAACGGCAGTTAGTGGTACGAAGAATAATTTCCTTTCTGACTGGCAGAAGGAACAATTAGAGAAAGCAAAAGCTGATGGTAATGAAGAGGCTATAGCTTATTGGACTGCAGTAGATAAGGCTCAAGATCAAATTATTAGTACAATGAACATACCTCCAGGAACAGACTTAAATGATCAAGAGAACTATAATTTATTACAAAATATATCAATTTTAGCGCAAGAAGTATTAGAGAATCCTGACCTAGCTCCTGGTGACTATGATGGATTTAAGATTACTGACACTGGTGGTATTTTAGTATTAGCTGGAGCAGTTTGGGTAGCAATAAATGTTGATTTGAAGACATTGACGTTGGGAGCGCCTACTTTAGCTGCAAGAGCTGGCGATGTTACGCCAAATGGGTTAAGATTAACTCAGCACGCTGTAGAGAGAACAGAGTTAAGAGGGTTTACACTAGCACGCCTTGACAATGTTGTAAGTAACTATTCGCAAAAAGTATATCAACCCGGAGGATTAGAGGTCTATGCAAAAAAAATCGGTAATTTTTATGATGTTGTTATTGTGAATAGTGCAAAGGAAGTGGTTACTGTTGTTGGTGGAAACACTGGTTCCTTGCGAACATGGTCAGACGTTACAAGGATGTTAAACAATAATGGTGGATATAGTTCTTTACCGTGGTAA
- a CDS encoding WapI family immunity protein: MVDIVLYRGKNRSELMPQINGLENNVLLEICLVRNSLLDVDSSRSDFENWIPFTFLLEVPNEKYIYDEEARTTFTLFEIKRLISEVQNIIHLKKNNQEFEKLEFFNLEANFGIIIFDPFEENELGVEVWIKMGSYSKGQIRGFDKGYSFGVSLISLDKFANELNQELFELMAFE; this comes from the coding sequence ATGGTGGATATAGTTCTTTACCGTGGTAAGAATAGGAGTGAGCTAATGCCTCAAATTAATGGTTTAGAAAATAATGTTTTGCTAGAAATTTGTCTCGTAAGAAATTCGCTATTAGATGTAGATAGTTCGCGTAGCGATTTTGAAAACTGGATTCCATTCACCTTTCTCTTAGAAGTCCCAAACGAAAAATATATTTACGATGAGGAGGCAAGAACTACCTTTACTTTGTTTGAGATTAAAAGACTCATTTCTGAAGTACAGAATATAATCCATCTCAAAAAGAATAACCAAGAGTTTGAGAAATTGGAGTTTTTTAATCTTGAAGCTAATTTTGGCATAATCATTTTTGATCCTTTCGAAGAAAATGAATTAGGTGTTGAGGTATGGATTAAAATGGGTTCATATTCAAAAGGACAGATAAGAGGTTTTGATAAAGGATATAGTTTTGGAGTATCGTTAATTTCTTTAGATAAATTTGCCAATGAATTAAATCAAGAACTTTTCGAATTAATGGCTTTTGAGTGA
- a CDS encoding pyridoxal phosphate-dependent aminotransferase has protein sequence MDSKQLQQTFLADRAKILLHHPQGMGNYFTFKSAVDILGLDWDELLPNGVYNITGEGYYDMGYMANLIGPPESAVAAMKEHSSWEKLRIYPPDLINELKVLAAKKKFGRELGDNFTVMGVEGAQGGIGYTYATFLNPGDEVITTDPAYFHFVPGAELNGAIVKPIKLGKHNGYKLNPKEVEAAITPKTKMIVVCDPINPFGVVATKEELLEIAAIARKNNIIIFNNITHNTHQTDASAQHYPMASLHSPETPMDHVISVSGVSKGYGMPAIRVGFMGGHPALLRGAFLLKMETTKIHINYPGQYASLAAMQDYNYLKKSTEILRRNYKHIEETVDMTEGVSIPVKPQYGFCMIIDISATGVSAQEIATALLKYKIGVITGDGLGDVGDIEYIRLNYSHPDIKCFELFREALPKAIADAKKGIYKQDVIKFFEKIGSERGKRIIERIKE, from the coding sequence ATGGATTCCAAACAATTGCAACAAACGTTTTTAGCAGACAGGGCCAAAATACTTCTTCACCACCCTCAGGGTATGGGCAATTATTTCACTTTCAAAAGCGCAGTAGATATTCTAGGGCTTGACTGGGATGAACTTCTTCCCAACGGCGTATATAACATTACCGGTGAAGGTTATTATGACATGGGCTACATGGCTAACCTGATCGGGCCTCCTGAGTCGGCTGTTGCTGCAATGAAGGAGCATTCAAGCTGGGAAAAACTCCGGATATACCCGCCGGACCTAATAAACGAACTGAAAGTACTCGCGGCAAAGAAGAAATTTGGCCGAGAGCTTGGTGATAATTTTACAGTGATGGGTGTTGAAGGTGCGCAAGGCGGTATCGGCTATACATATGCGACTTTCCTGAATCCTGGTGATGAGGTCATTACAACAGATCCGGCCTACTTTCACTTCGTGCCAGGCGCAGAACTCAACGGCGCAATTGTGAAACCGATCAAGCTTGGCAAGCATAACGGATACAAGCTAAATCCCAAGGAAGTGGAAGCCGCCATTACGCCTAAGACCAAGATGATTGTTGTTTGCGATCCGATCAACCCGTTCGGTGTTGTTGCAACCAAGGAAGAACTGCTGGAAATTGCGGCAATTGCCCGTAAGAACAACATCATCATTTTCAATAATATTACCCATAACACTCATCAAACCGATGCTTCGGCGCAGCATTATCCGATGGCATCCCTGCATTCCCCGGAAACCCCGATGGATCACGTTATTTCCGTCAGCGGTGTATCGAAGGGGTATGGTATGCCGGCTATTCGCGTTGGTTTCATGGGCGGACATCCGGCATTGCTCCGCGGAGCATTCCTGCTCAAGATGGAGACAACAAAAATTCATATTAACTATCCTGGTCAGTATGCCTCCCTTGCAGCCATGCAAGACTATAATTATTTAAAGAAGAGCACGGAAATTCTCCGGCGCAATTACAAACATATCGAAGAAACGGTTGACATGACAGAGGGCGTTTCCATTCCGGTAAAACCACAGTATGGTTTTTGCATGATCATTGACATATCTGCTACAGGTGTGTCCGCGCAAGAAATTGCCACCGCCCTCTTAAAGTACAAAATCGGTGTAATTACCGGTGACGGTCTTGGCGATGTAGGCGATATTGAGTATATCCGTCTTAACTATTCACATCCTGATATCAAGTGCTTTGAATTGTTCCGTGAAGCACTTCCCAAAGCAATTGCTGATGCGAAAAAAGGAATTTACAAGCAGGATGTAATCAAATTTTTTGAAAAAATAGGCTCCGAGCGCGGCAAACGAATTATTGAGCGTATAAAAGAATAA
- a CDS encoding NAD(P)-dependent oxidoreductase, which produces MINKFKKMVAFEPTKLPPEWDQRLAGYARSADFYRSIPECNSEIIQRIGNADCVILSYTSSIDREVLNACPRIRYIGMCCSLYGPESANVDIRSATDKGVVVTGVRDYGDEGVKEYAISELVRLLHGNGGVMWKDEPAELTDLNIGIVGLGAVGSILARTFRFFGANIYYFSRTRKPEFEEANDCTYLPLDELLAQSEILITCLNKNVVLLGAREFGLFGSGKILMNTSISPSHEIPALRDWLKTSGNYVLSDTTAGLGEEIALLPNAFCTSRSAGLTSLAKQRLAQKVIANIEAFLSVSIE; this is translated from the coding sequence ATGATAAATAAGTTTAAGAAAATGGTAGCCTTCGAGCCAACTAAACTTCCTCCGGAATGGGATCAACGGCTGGCCGGTTATGCGCGATCTGCTGATTTTTATCGGAGTATTCCCGAATGTAACAGTGAAATTATTCAGCGGATCGGCAACGCTGACTGTGTTATCCTCAGCTATACAAGCAGCATTGACCGGGAGGTGCTTAATGCCTGCCCCCGAATCCGGTACATTGGCATGTGCTGCAGTCTCTACGGCCCGGAAAGTGCCAATGTCGATATCCGCAGCGCAACCGATAAAGGGGTCGTTGTCACCGGCGTCCGGGATTATGGAGATGAAGGAGTTAAGGAATATGCAATCAGTGAATTGGTACGGCTGCTTCATGGGAACGGCGGCGTTATGTGGAAGGATGAGCCTGCGGAATTGACTGATCTTAATATCGGTATCGTGGGATTAGGCGCCGTTGGAAGTATCCTCGCACGTACCTTCCGGTTCTTTGGAGCAAATATCTACTACTTCAGCCGTACCCGAAAGCCAGAGTTTGAAGAGGCCAATGACTGCACCTACCTCCCCTTGGATGAACTGCTCGCCCAAAGCGAGATTCTGATTACCTGCCTCAATAAAAATGTAGTTTTGCTAGGGGCGCGGGAATTTGGCCTGTTTGGTTCTGGAAAAATCTTGATGAACACATCGATCAGCCCTTCCCATGAAATACCTGCCTTGCGGGATTGGCTGAAAACCTCCGGTAACTATGTCCTCAGCGATACCACAGCCGGTCTGGGTGAAGAAATCGCTCTTCTGCCCAACGCTTTTTGCACAAGCCGCTCCGCAGGTCTTACTTCGCTGGCAAAACAGCGATTGGCACAAAAGGTCATCGCAAATATCGAAGCTTTTCTATCTGTCTCAATTGAATAA
- a CDS encoding glutamate mutase L, translating to MKTAILIDFGSTFTKAVVADIRAGQVIYTARTPSTVHTNAREGLEVCYDKIRKEIGANQFLHAKKLATSSAAGGLRMVVVGLTETLSNSAGRNAAFGAGAKILKSYSGILTDSDIHEIEAMNVEIILFCGGYEGGNIAIIRHNAHMLSCMSANTSVPIIYAGNSNFIRELKILLYLKHRELFVVSNIIPTVGVLNSLPTETLIRNIFLERITNMKGLGEVKKALDAIVMPTPASVLQAGELLSLGCEEEDGLGPLMIVDIGGATTDIHSYCISTAADGAKMIGAEEPYLKRTVEGDLGLRESCGLTIGEAGVANAAADFNITEEEIQCSIDRRLKNIEFLPKNDSPDCKAELLFDQQIARYACRFAVRRHAGKVEDVHSKICSQIQRGKNLRPVKTIIGTGGPVINSGSSRGILEEALKTSKDDKLKILLPESARLMIDQDYVFYAAGMLKKINPLAAIRIMKNSLREV from the coding sequence ATGAAAACGGCAATACTCATCGATTTTGGCAGTACCTTTACAAAAGCCGTTGTTGCAGATATCAGAGCGGGGCAGGTTATTTATACGGCAAGAACCCCTTCCACTGTACATACCAATGCAAGGGAAGGTTTGGAAGTCTGCTATGATAAAATCCGGAAAGAGATTGGAGCCAATCAGTTCCTGCACGCAAAAAAGCTTGCGACAAGCAGCGCCGCAGGCGGGCTCAGAATGGTTGTAGTAGGTCTGACCGAAACTCTGAGTAATAGTGCCGGCAGAAACGCGGCTTTTGGTGCGGGGGCAAAGATTCTCAAATCTTATTCGGGAATTTTGACGGATTCTGATATTCATGAAATAGAAGCGATGAACGTGGAAATCATCTTATTCTGCGGCGGATATGAAGGCGGCAATATCGCAATAATCCGTCATAATGCGCACATGCTGAGTTGTATGAGCGCCAATACAAGTGTTCCGATTATCTATGCCGGGAACAGTAATTTCATACGTGAATTGAAAATATTGTTGTACCTGAAGCATAGAGAACTTTTTGTAGTGAGCAATATCATTCCAACTGTAGGTGTGTTGAATTCGCTGCCGACGGAGACTCTGATCAGAAATATTTTCCTTGAGAGAATCACCAATATGAAAGGACTTGGAGAGGTTAAGAAAGCGCTTGATGCTATCGTGATGCCTACTCCTGCGTCAGTGTTGCAAGCAGGCGAACTGTTATCTTTAGGCTGCGAAGAGGAAGACGGACTGGGACCGCTTATGATCGTGGACATCGGCGGCGCGACAACAGATATTCATTCCTACTGTATTTCAACTGCAGCAGATGGCGCGAAAATGATAGGGGCTGAGGAGCCTTATTTAAAACGAACGGTGGAAGGCGATCTCGGCCTGAGGGAATCCTGCGGCTTGACCATCGGTGAAGCGGGTGTAGCGAATGCTGCAGCAGATTTCAATATTACCGAAGAGGAAATTCAATGTTCTATTGACAGGAGATTAAAAAATATTGAGTTTTTGCCTAAGAATGACTCACCAGATTGTAAGGCCGAATTGTTATTTGATCAGCAAATCGCCCGATATGCGTGCCGGTTCGCGGTGCGGCGGCATGCGGGAAAAGTGGAAGATGTTCATTCTAAAATATGTTCGCAGATTCAGCGGGGCAAGAATTTAAGGCCTGTTAAAACGATCATCGGCACCGGCGGCCCGGTCATAAACAGCGGGAGTTCACGCGGGATATTGGAAGAGGCGCTTAAAACAAGTAAGGACGACAAATTGAAAATTTTATTACCGGAATCGGCGCGGCTGATGATTGATCAGGATTATGTATTTTATGCAGCTGGCATGCTGAAGAAAATCAATCCCCTGGCAGCAATTAGAATTATGAAGAACAGCTTAAGAGAAGTATAA
- a CDS encoding cobalamin-dependent protein (Presence of a B(12) (cobalamin)-binding domain implies dependence on cobalamin itself, in one of its several forms, or in some unusual lineages, dependence on a cobalamin-like analog.), protein MDIKMNKRFEIKNLPDMNTIRNEVEKLVADLEIGQTLFLKEHGCRTEGEYKKKCMQSGHIMKHSHIGYNTWDTTKECAEKVYSELHKRGSYIDRFGFCLDTLMGLPEDMRAGQLIGTGLMMKNADEWKEIGRIVPVQPHCGDNMIGTLNGVKNTLSALRAGVTTIGNASHYYTYEWPGVDKEELRTIDTIKAIAIMGNFKEFGVIIHSNLDDGYGGQLNDLANLVGWAKIERYYCEELLNGGLGHCYGNLFSNPINRIIFNMAIWEMNPNHIPGSMVYGNTTEFGYDFEVNAGALGNYIVGDIITQKNIPTGHAIVPIPVSEAVRIPTAEEMVAAHLHVDKLMVKSAPCFSEFLNWDKIIAEKNLLVACGNLFFERVMNGLDGLGIDLEHPGEIMGAIKAIGPVQLEEYFGVGKADKAALRGRIPVKSTDAFKDLATKTNSIKVQIRGLKDSLTGTKVIVGTTDVHEFAKQMVKEILLEAGATVFDLGSTVSTAEVLDAIIETECKVVLISTYNGIAYSYGKELLEGMQKRNLKNIGVIMGGLLNEDLDGDELAEDVSGELRSLGINADNSAKDIVEAVKTFLN, encoded by the coding sequence ATGGATATCAAGATGAATAAAAGGTTTGAGATTAAAAATCTGCCTGATATGAATACCATAAGGAACGAGGTAGAGAAACTTGTTGCTGATCTTGAAATCGGACAGACTTTATTTTTAAAGGAGCATGGTTGCCGAACCGAGGGTGAATACAAAAAGAAATGCATGCAAAGCGGTCATATTATGAAGCATTCTCATATTGGTTACAACACGTGGGATACCACAAAGGAATGCGCGGAGAAAGTGTACTCGGAGCTTCATAAGAGAGGCAGCTATATTGATCGATTTGGCTTTTGTCTGGATACACTCATGGGTCTTCCTGAGGATATGAGGGCCGGGCAGTTGATTGGAACCGGACTGATGATGAAAAATGCCGACGAATGGAAAGAAATCGGTCGCATTGTGCCGGTTCAGCCACATTGCGGCGACAATATGATCGGTACTTTAAATGGAGTGAAAAACACTCTCAGTGCATTGAGAGCCGGCGTGACGACAATTGGAAACGCATCTCATTATTATACTTACGAATGGCCGGGAGTTGACAAGGAAGAGCTTCGTACGATAGATACGATAAAAGCAATCGCAATCATGGGCAATTTTAAAGAATTTGGTGTCATTATCCATTCCAATTTGGACGATGGGTATGGCGGGCAGTTAAACGATTTGGCGAACCTGGTGGGATGGGCCAAAATTGAAAGATACTATTGTGAAGAGCTGTTAAACGGGGGACTTGGTCATTGTTATGGAAATCTTTTTAGTAACCCGATCAATAGAATTATTTTCAATATGGCCATCTGGGAAATGAATCCGAACCACATACCCGGCTCAATGGTATATGGGAATACAACGGAATTTGGTTATGACTTTGAAGTGAATGCCGGAGCTTTGGGAAATTACATCGTCGGCGATATTATCACCCAAAAAAATATCCCAACAGGACATGCCATTGTTCCTATTCCGGTAAGCGAGGCAGTCAGGATTCCTACAGCAGAAGAGATGGTGGCTGCACATCTCCATGTTGATAAGCTTATGGTCAAATCAGCGCCATGTTTTTCGGAATTTCTTAACTGGGATAAGATTATAGCGGAAAAGAATTTGTTGGTGGCCTGTGGGAACCTGTTCTTTGAAAGAGTCATGAATGGACTGGACGGACTGGGCATTGATCTGGAACATCCGGGGGAAATTATGGGCGCAATCAAGGCGATCGGACCGGTTCAGCTTGAAGAATATTTCGGCGTCGGAAAAGCGGACAAAGCGGCTTTGCGGGGCAGAATTCCTGTCAAATCAACGGATGCTTTCAAAGATTTGGCGACTAAGACAAACTCCATTAAGGTGCAGATCCGTGGCCTCAAGGATTCTTTAACCGGTACCAAGGTTATCGTTGGCACGACAGATGTACATGAATTTGCCAAGCAAATGGTTAAAGAAATCCTGCTGGAAGCAGGTGCCACGGTTTTTGACCTTGGCTCGACGGTTTCGACCGCGGAGGTATTGGATGCCATCATAGAGACAGAATGTAAAGTAGTTCTGATCAGCACATATAATGGAATCGCGTATAGCTACGGCAAAGAGCTGCTGGAAGGGATGCAGAAGCGTAACTTGAAAAATATCGGCGTAATTATGGGCGGACTTCTTAATGAAGACCTGGATGGCGACGAACTGGCTGAGGATGTTTCAGGCGAACTCAGAAGCCTGGGGATAAACGCTGATAACAGTGCGAAAGATATTGTGGAAGCAGTGAAGACATTTCTGAATTAG
- a CDS encoding GntR family transcriptional regulator: MSKQKKTDKAVKETSTLAVKRACDHIRDMSIDFAIRPGEQINEVDVANTLKISRVPVREALNRLAEGRFVYFDPGKGFFCRKFSETEMRELYSVRFDLELGAVRQACQEGSDAAVASLLSDWEKIMNTYTSVSQEELIRLDELFHMRIVTLSGNSERVVFLQNIYERIRFVRKINVEANSVREGMVRAHLNLAQAILKHDADLATKLLEDHLGINSQELRENIRTGMLRIYADDMS; encoded by the coding sequence ATGAGCAAGCAAAAAAAAACTGATAAAGCGGTAAAAGAAACATCTACATTGGCTGTCAAGCGTGCCTGCGACCATATCAGGGATATGTCCATTGATTTCGCCATACGTCCGGGAGAGCAGATCAACGAAGTTGATGTCGCCAATACTCTGAAAATCAGCCGGGTGCCTGTACGGGAAGCACTTAACCGCTTAGCGGAGGGACGTTTTGTTTATTTTGACCCCGGCAAGGGTTTTTTTTGCCGCAAATTTAGCGAAACAGAAATGAGAGAACTGTACAGTGTACGGTTTGATCTGGAACTGGGGGCTGTACGGCAGGCTTGTCAAGAGGGAAGCGATGCTGCCGTCGCTTCCCTCTTGTCTGACTGGGAAAAAATTATGAACACTTATACAAGCGTTTCTCAAGAAGAATTAATTCGGCTTGATGAACTATTCCATATGCGGATTGTCACTTTAAGCGGCAATTCCGAACGAGTCGTTTTTTTACAGAATATCTACGAAAGAATCCGGTTTGTCCGTAAAATAAATGTGGAGGCGAATTCGGTACGCGAGGGAATGGTACGCGCCCATCTTAATCTTGCCCAAGCCATTTTAAAGCATGACGCGGATCTGGCGACCAAGTTGCTGGAAGATCACCTAGGGATCAACTCGCAGGAACTTAGAGAAAACATCCGCACCGGAATGCTGCGCATTTATGCCGATGATATGAGCTAG